In Sideroxyarcus emersonii, one DNA window encodes the following:
- a CDS encoding TusE/DsrC/DsvC family sulfur relay protein, with translation MLDINHIINEQANGRLDPEGHMYDLEHWSPLLAKQLALDEGIGELTEAHWHVIYALRNLYREQGRAENARIVMQMLAQDFVDEGGRRYLYELFPKGPVSQGSRLAGVPVPQYASDPSFGWAS, from the coding sequence ATGCTTGATATCAACCACATTATTAATGAACAGGCGAATGGCCGCCTTGATCCTGAAGGCCATATGTACGATCTTGAACATTGGTCTCCGCTCCTTGCCAAGCAACTGGCGCTTGACGAGGGGATTGGGGAACTCACCGAGGCGCATTGGCACGTGATCTATGCGTTGCGAAACCTGTATCGCGAACAGGGACGTGCGGAGAATGCGCGCATCGTCATGCAGATGCTGGCGCAGGATTTTGTGGATGAAGGCGGACGTCGCTACCTTTACGAGCTGTTCCCGAAAGGGCCTGTCAGCCAGGGTTCGCGTCTGGCGGGTGTGCCCGTTCCCCAGTATGCGAGCGATCCCTCGTTCGGCTGGGCGAGCTGA
- a CDS encoding UPF0149 family protein, with protein sequence MPKQESFEEEEVTPALSEEEMDELDSFLMSDATTNEVMLLDCLDGFLTALASGPAMPKPEVWMPRIWGPTTADTPAFASDAQAARITDLLTRHLNAIVWSLQQDAEHFEPVFDLQVYEGDEHEYMDGEMWAHGFMTGIDMQRDKWKALFESRHGPVALRPIYLLGAAEITEAEEALVQTPAQREELSRQIPASIGWVYKFWAPQRRAADSARGKTADNETQKISRNAPCPCGSGRKYKKCCGATRVED encoded by the coding sequence ATGCCCAAACAAGAATCCTTCGAGGAAGAAGAAGTCACCCCCGCGCTCTCCGAAGAGGAGATGGACGAGCTCGACAGCTTCCTTATGTCCGATGCCACCACCAACGAAGTCATGCTGCTGGATTGCCTGGATGGCTTCCTCACCGCGCTCGCTTCCGGCCCGGCCATGCCCAAGCCGGAGGTATGGATGCCGCGCATATGGGGCCCGACGACAGCAGATACGCCGGCATTTGCAAGCGACGCCCAGGCTGCAAGGATCACCGACCTGCTGACGCGCCACCTGAATGCCATCGTCTGGAGCCTGCAGCAGGATGCGGAACATTTCGAGCCCGTCTTCGACCTGCAAGTCTATGAAGGCGACGAACACGAATACATGGACGGCGAGATGTGGGCGCACGGATTCATGACCGGCATCGACATGCAGCGCGACAAATGGAAGGCCCTGTTCGAATCCAGACACGGTCCGGTGGCATTGCGGCCGATCTACCTGCTGGGTGCGGCGGAGATCACCGAGGCCGAAGAAGCACTGGTACAAACGCCGGCGCAGCGCGAAGAGCTATCCAGACAGATCCCGGCCAGCATCGGTTGGGTATACAAATTCTGGGCGCCGCAACGCCGTGCGGCAGACAGCGCCAGGGGCAAAACCGCTGACAATGAAACTCAAAAAATAAGCCGCAATGCACCTTGCCCTTGCGGCAGCGGCAGAAAATACAAGAAGTGTTGCGGGGCAACCCGGGTTGAAGATTGA
- a CDS encoding dUTP diphosphatase, which translates to MTISDTQLLTMLELQDGMNSKVNPDWVAANNNWHRAIQVEGVEAIEHHGWKWWKKQECDWAQLRMELVDIWHFILSASIQRNLGDIAQAKAEMQAELALHHKSVQFDNQSYVLAQLSLLDKLDLLVGLAAAKRTSLALFESLLHDCDMEWNDLFKQYVGKNVLNVFRQDHGYKAGTYIKIWDGREDNEHLVEVLEVVDLDSANVRDELYSSLKARYLMIVP; encoded by the coding sequence ATGACGATCTCCGACACCCAGCTCCTCACCATGCTCGAATTGCAGGACGGCATGAACAGCAAGGTCAACCCCGACTGGGTTGCCGCCAACAACAACTGGCATCGCGCCATCCAGGTCGAAGGCGTCGAAGCGATCGAACACCACGGCTGGAAATGGTGGAAGAAGCAGGAATGCGACTGGGCGCAGTTGCGCATGGAGCTGGTCGATATCTGGCATTTCATCCTGTCCGCATCCATCCAGCGCAACCTCGGCGACATCGCCCAGGCTAAGGCAGAGATGCAGGCCGAGCTGGCTCTGCACCACAAGTCGGTGCAGTTCGATAACCAGAGCTACGTGCTCGCCCAGCTCAGCCTGCTGGACAAGCTCGACCTGCTCGTGGGCCTCGCCGCAGCCAAACGCACCAGCCTGGCGCTGTTCGAATCGCTGCTGCACGACTGCGACATGGAATGGAACGATCTGTTCAAACAATACGTCGGCAAGAACGTGCTCAACGTATTCCGCCAGGACCACGGCTACAAGGCCGGTACCTACATCAAGATCTGGGATGGTCGCGAGGACAACGAACATCTGGTCGAAGTGCTGGAAGTGGTCGACCTGGATTCGGCCAATGTGCGCGACGAACTCTACAGCTCGCTCAAGGCTAGATATTTAATGATCGTTCCATAA